The following nucleotide sequence is from Pandoraea thiooxydans.
TGCGCGCTCAAGGGCCACCGCCGACAGGCAATTGGTTTCATTTAACAGAGGGCGAGGCAGGTCTTCTTCGATCGAGGGAACATATGCGATCTTTTTCCAAGTCGCGGTTGATAGCCTATCGTCAGTGCGAAAAGCGCCTTTGGCTTGAGTTTCATCGTCCAGATTTGCGTGAGCACTCGGTTGATACCCAGGCGAAACTTAGGACGGGGCACCGTGTTGGAGAGATTGCGCAGCGCCTCTATGACCCACGCGGACGGGGGGTATTCATCGATCTCGCTCGCGACGGATACGGGGCGGCATTTGCGCAGACGGCGGAGCTTTTGGAGCTGGCCAGGCCGGTATTTGAAGCTGGTTTCTCGGCCGGCGGAGCATATGCGTTTGCAGACGTCATGCTGCCGACGCGATCGAGAGGGCAGAAGGCTTGGCGTATGGTCGAGGTTAAGTCGTCAACCACCGTCAAGGAGTATCACCGCGACGACGTTGCGGTACAGGCGTTCGCGGCCCGCCGGGCAGGCGTCCCGCTGGTGGCAGTAGCGCTTGCTTACATTGACAGCGCGTGGGTCTATCCTGGAGGGGAGGACTACCGCGGACTATTGATCGAGCAGGACATGACCAGCGACGCTTTTTCGCGTGAAAGCGAGGTCAGGCAATGGATCCGCGCGGCCAGGGAGATTGTCGCAAAGGTAGAAGAACCGGGGATCAGGATGGGAAATCATTGCAACAATCCTTACCCCTGTGGATTCACCGCCTATTGCAAGAGTCTGGGGCCACAAACTGAGTATCCCGTGAGTTGGTTACCTGGCAGAAGGAAGGCCGCCCTAGATCAACTTACCGCAGACGAAAGCGTAATCGACATGCGTGAGATACCGGATGAGCTTTTGACTCAACGCCAATGCCGGGTTAAGCAACATACTTTGTCGGGAGAGATATTTTTCGACTCGGCTGGTGCGGCCCAGGCGCTTTCAGGTCATAAACTGCCGGCGTACTTTCTCGACTTCGAAACAATCCAGTTCGCCGTGCCCATCTGGAAAGGCACCAGGCCGTATCAGCAGATACCGTTTCAGTTCAGCGTGCATCGCCTAGGGCGATCAGGGAAGCTTGAGCGTCGGGGATTTCTCGACGTGTCGGGCAATGATCCGTCCAAGGCTTTTGCTGAGCATTTGATTGTGGCGTGCGGGGAGCGAGGGCCGGTTTTCGTCTATAACGCTGCCTTCGAAAATTCTCGTATTCAAGAGTTGGCAGAGCGATATCCGAGGCTCAGGCCACGCCTGCTCGCTATCAAGGCGCGGGTAGTCGATTTGTTGCCCGTGGCCCAGACCCATTTCTATCATCCGCAGCAACAAGGCAGCTGGAGCATCAAAAAAGTACTGCCGGCCGTCGCGCCCGAGTTGCGATACGACGCTTT
It contains:
- a CDS encoding DUF2779 domain-containing protein, whose product is MRSFSKSRLIAYRQCEKRLWLEFHRPDLREHSVDTQAKLRTGHRVGEIAQRLYDPRGRGVFIDLARDGYGAAFAQTAELLELARPVFEAGFSAGGAYAFADVMLPTRSRGQKAWRMVEVKSSTTVKEYHRDDVAVQAFAARRAGVPLVAVALAYIDSAWVYPGGEDYRGLLIEQDMTSDAFSRESEVRQWIRAAREIVAKVEEPGIRMGNHCNNPYPCGFTAYCKSLGPQTEYPVSWLPGRRKAALDQLTADESVIDMREIPDELLTQRQCRVKQHTLSGEIFFDSAGAAQALSGHKLPAYFLDFETIQFAVPIWKGTRPYQQIPFQFSVHRLGRSGKLERRGFLDVSGNDPSKAFAEHLIVACGERGPVFVYNAAFENSRIQELAERYPRLRPRLLAIKARVVDLLPVAQTHFYHPQQQGSWSIKKVLPAVAPELRYDALGGVQDGGMAMEAYLEAIASGTAIARKKQIQEQLTDYCGLDTYAMVRLWQFFVGRHELKLSGK